The following DNA comes from Holophagaceae bacterium.
TGGTGCATGAACCGCTCGATGGGGAGCTGCCGGCCGAAGGCCAGCACCATGTAGGCGTAGTTGTCGAGCACGCTGCGGTCGCAGACCACGACGTCGTGCTGGCTGCCGGAGCGGATCTCCTCGGCCATCTGTGTGGTGAAGATCCAGGTCTGCGCTTCCATCGAAGTCTTCTGGTTGATGGGAAGGGGCGATAGGCGGGCCACCTCCTTCACGATGTCCACATGGACGCTGTCCCGCTTGAGGGCGGCGGCGAGCTCGTAGCAGAGCGTCGTCTTGCCCACGCCGTGGGTTCCGATGAATGCCACTTTCATGAAAGCCCCCGCAATGGACGAGGGGTCAGCGCGCGACGCATTTCAAAGACTCCGCCTCAGGACCATTTCACCAAAATGCGAAACATGGAAGCAATCGGCGGCCCTTTCCCGGATCATGTCGTGCTCGACGAGATACTTCAGATCCGCCGGGGAGGCTCCCATGGCGGAGAGGAGCACCGCCCTCGGCGCGCCGGGATTCCTGGCGATGTGCTGAAGGATGCCCAATTGCTTCGCGGTGATGGGTTCAGCCATGGTTCATCCTCTGGTTCGCGACCTTGCGCCCTGCACCAGCATGACTGGTTTTCGCAGCAGCCCGCCGGCCGGGGCATCAGCCGGTCCCGGGCACGCCGTCGAAGAAATCCACGGTACCGGTCTCCAGCGAATACTCGGCGCCCACGATGAGCAGCCCGTCTTCCTGGACCAGTTGCTCGAGGACTTCAGATCCATGCCGCAGATGGTTCGCCGAAACCCGGATGTTCGCGCGGACCGCCTGCCGCACCAGCGCTTCCGGATCGTCCCTCAGTCCCGTCTCGAGCAAGGCTTCCACGGAGGGACGGACGCGGTCGACGATGGAACGGAGGTTCCGCGATTGATTGCCCGACGGCTGCTGGAGCTCCTCCAGGGTGGCCAGGATGGCCCCGCACTGGGAGTGCCCCAGCACCACCACCAGACGCGTGCCGTACCGGGCCGCGGCGAACTCGACGCTGCCGACCTGCGAGGCGGCCACGATGTTTCCGGCCACACGGATGACGAACAGATCCCCCAGGCCCTGGTCGAAGACGATCTCCGCCGGCACCCGCGAATCGGAACAACCCAGGATGATGGCGAACGGCTCCTGCCCAGCGGCCAATTCGACCCGCCGCGTCTGGCCCGTGGGATTGTCGCGGTTCCGGACGTCGGCCACGAAGCGGCGGTTCCCCTCCCGGAGACGTTCGAGCGCTACCTGGGCTGGAATCATCGGTCAACCATGCCTGTCCACTTGAACACGGATGTTCATTTTCCCCTGCATTCCCGATACAGCAGCAGCGAAAGCGCTCCGCAGAACAAGAAGGCGGCCAGGCTCATCCATTGAGGAACATGGAAATCGCCGATCTGGATTCCCAGGCCGAAAATGACCCGGGCGAGGTGGGCCAGGGAGACGATCCCGAGAAACGCCACCGAGAGGGATGATCCTGCTTTCATGGGTCCTCCAGAAGATTTGGCATTGCGGTGCGCGGTGGGCTTCAAGGGGCGCCGCCGGACGGGCCGGGCGCACCCCTAGCGGGCCAGAAGCGATTGCTCGAAGCGCGCCAGCTCGATGGGCGCGCGGCTGTGCGTGCCTTTCCCGATGAGGTTTACACCATCGTGCGCCTCGACGTCGAAGGCGATCAGCTTGTCGCCCACCGCGGTGACCCTGGCCCGAGCCGTCACGGTCCTGCCGACCGGGGTGGGGGCCAGATGGCGGATGTTGACCTCCACCCCGACCGACACCCACCCGGCGGGGAGGCTGGCCTGGATGGCCTGGCCGGCGGCCACTTCCATCAGGTAGATCATGAACGGCGTGCCATAGACCTCCGGCATGTGCGGGTGGAAGTGCCGGACGGTCACCTCGGGCGTGACCACCACGCTGGCCTCTCCTTCGGCACCGATGACGGCGGGCGTGATTGGAGCCATGGTTCAATCCTGCGGAATCGGCAGATGGTGCTGCCGGAGGAAAGTCAGCTTGTCCCAGTAGCCCCGCTGGAAGACGATCTGCCCGTCCAGGATATGGAAGAACCCGCATCCCCTGAGGCCCAGCGGATCCCGCCATTCCAGGATGGCCCAGTCCCCGTCTTCGAAGATGTTCTCCACGATGCAGACCATCTTGGCCGAGGCGAAACCGGTATCGAACATCCGGCGGATCGCAGCGCGGCCCTCGACCGGCAGCTCGGCCACCTGGTGATTGATGGCCGTTTCCGAATAGAAGGAGGCAAGAGCCGCGGCATCGGCGCGGTTGAAGGCCTCCACCCAGGCTGCAACGAGTTCTTTCGGTTTCATGCGGGACGTTTCCTGTGTTGCGGGCCAGATGGTTGATCCGGGCGCGGGGCCGGAATCCGGCTCCCATGGGTTACCTGGAATGAAAGTCTGGGCCCTATCCTCCGGCCGCGCGAACGAAAATGGAAATAAAGCGCTGGTCCCGGCTAGTTCGAACCGGAAAGCGCGCTGATGGCGATGGGGCCGCTGCTCAGGTTGTCGCCGGAGAGGATGCGCCTGAGATAGCCCGCTTGGCCGAGGTGGTGCGCGAGATGGGTGTTCAGGTGCAGCAGGAACATCCCCGTGGGCACCTGGAAGCCGCCGAGGCGCTCGGGGTAGTCGGCGGCCAAGGATTGCTCCGCAAGGGTGGACAAGACGGAATCGACCGCTGCGATCGTCTTTTGGAGTTCGGCTGAGAGCGAGGCGCGGGAAACGCCCCGGAGGCTGAATTCCAGCTCCCGGTTCCGCACATAGCCGGTGCCGCCCAGCACGGCCCCCACGAAATGCTGTAGGTTCCCGCAGACATGGAGGACCAAGCTGCCCACAGGATTCGACACGCCGGGAACGGTCTTCCAGATCAGGGATTCATCCTGGAACAGGTCCAATTCCTTGGAGAAGGAGGCCAGCTCGCGCGTCATCAGCAATCGGATCCAGTTCGTTTCCACGGGGACGGTCTCCTTTGGGGGGCTGCTCCATGATAGAACGCGGAATGGACGGGACCCGGTTTTCAGGAAACGTCGAAGATCGTGCCGCCTTCGGCCGCGGCGGCCTCCAGCCGTCGGAGCCAGGCCTCGTCCCGGCGGCGCTTCCTGAAGTAGGCGATGAAGGTCCAGACCGCCACGGCCAGGCAAAGCAGGGCCAGGCCGATGGCGCCGTAGCGGACCCCCTCCTGGTTGGGAATGCCCGGGGGCAGGAAGGCCGCCGCGCACCCCGCCAGCAGGCTCGCGACAAGGCTGATCCTGCCCCGTTTCATGAGGGGCGACAGATCCTTCGCAACCATGGCCCGGCGGAGGTCCCCCAGGAAATCCAACTGCTCATCGCGGTTGAGGGCGCCCCGGGAGCGTTCCATGTCCAGTTTTTCCAGGGCCTGGCTCAACTCCCCGGAATAGTCATCGAGCAGTGAAACCCTCTCGCGCAGCGTCATCGTGGACCTCGAAGCCAGGGCAAGGATGGACGCTCCCCGGTGCCCGGGATTCCACCCTGCATCCAAAAGCTAGTCCTCTTTGAAGGGTATTCCGTCACATTTCAGATTTTGGGCATGGCCCCGGCGGCAGGGGCTCCGGCGAGGAATGCCGAGGGGTCCCGGTTGATCTCCTCCGCGCGCTTCTCCAGGCGCGGCCCCATGGTGGCCTCCGGCACCGTTTTGCCATCCGCCGTGGCCACCTGGGCGGGCTTCTTCACCGTGATGAACCTCGGCTTCAGCGTTTAGAGTCGATCCGGTATTCGCTTTGAACCAATCCGGATGGAAAGGACCGGGTCGCGACATGGACGAGCCGCACATCCTGGGGCAGGCTCCCGAAGAGCGGAACCCCATCGCCGATGAGCACGGGCACACGGGTGATGATCAGGCGGTCGATGAGGCCGGCCCGGAGGAACCGCTGGATCGTGATCCCGCCGTCGATGTAGAGGTGCCGTGCGCCGCTCTCGGCGAGTTTCGAGACGATATCCGCGGGAGACCCGGCCATCTGCTCCACCACAGCCCCATGGGCTTTGGAGAGATCCAGTGGCCGGCTGCCCAGCACCACCACGCGCTTGCGGCCATAGGGCCAGGTCTCGAAAGCCAGCACCGTCTCGAAGGTCTTCCGGCCGATCACGAGTGCATCAACGCTTGCGAAAAACTCGTTGTAGCCATGGGGTTCTCCGCCGCCCTCCGGCAACCAGTCGAGGCCGCCGTTGACCCGCGCGATGAATCCGTCGAGGCTCGTGCCGATGAACACTGAGACCATCATCGCAAACCCTCCGCAGGCAGCCGCAACGAGGCTATGAAATGCGTCCCCATCAGGAGGCCGGCTCGTAGCGCAACAGCACGTTCCCGTTCCCGAAGATCCGCGTCTTCAATAGCTTTAGTGTCACTTTTTGTTGAATTCCATCGAATAATGGCCTGCCTCTGCCCAGCGCCACTGGAGCCACTACGAACTGGTATTCATCGATCAGGCCGTGCTGCGCCAATTGGGACACCAGGCTGCCGCTGCCCAGGATCGCCATGTCCCCCCAGCCGGCGAACATCCTTTTGGAGTACACGCGCAACCTCCTGGAATACGAGGGTGGCATCAACCAGGGCGGCATGGAAGCGCCGCATCCTGGAATGCATCGCTAGGCTTTCTGCCTCGCCCGGCCGATGGGTCCCAGATGGGTGAAGCCGAAGCCCGATGCGTACTTCAGGCCATAGCCGAGCGCCCGGTCGAAGCCCAGGTGGGCGCACCAGATAAGACCCGCCGCCACCACGAGAGGGCTCGAAAGCCACACGCCCAGGAAAAGAGCCAGGACAGCCCCGGCATAGGAGTGGGCGGCATTGTAGGAGCAGGCGCCGACCACCGGGCCCCCGAGGTAGCCCAGGAAGGAAAGGTCCGGGGCCAAGAAGAAAAGGGCGAAGGTCTTCCAGCCGAGCCCGTACCTGGAATACGCCAGAGCCGCGGCCAGCAGCACGCAAAAGCCTTCGATGCGGAGCAGCGTTTTCACGCCTCCGGTGGTCGCGCCTGTCATCGGGTGGCCTCCTGGTTTGCCGGATATGGAGATGGAACCTTGCGCGCTAGCGCAATATCCCGTGTGAATGATGAGGCACTCCGCCAGCCCGCAGCATCAGCCCAGCATTGTTGAAGGTGGCGATCAGGGATTGAGGGTGGGTTGGGCCAGGTTGGGATGGATCACCGGAGGAAAACCGCGGTGGCACCCGCCAATGTTCCAACGGTGACTGCTGCAAGCGAAAGGAGATACATCCGCCTGGAGAGGGCTCTTCCCGATACCAGAACCAATAGCCCGCCATTCTGGGCGAGGCCCCCGGCCACCATGAGAATTGAGGTGGGGAAAATCAGTGCCGTAAGAACGCCGATGATGAGTTGGATGAAGCAAGCCGCAAACACCCATTGCTTGATGAACTCATCTCTGCGGAGAAGGCCGATGCCGAAATAGAGTGGGACAGCAATGCTTAACAGGGCTCCAGTTCCGTGGCCTGAAAGAAAGGAGAGCGCGCCCGGGAAAGCCGAAAGCACAAAGAGGATGCCGACGGTGCGTTCGGTCTCATCACTACCGACATCGGTCTCACCTAGGATGGGTTCGATTTTTGGCAGAGATGGCTGCGCTTCTCGAATGATTGGCCTGCTGCGGCGCGGCCCATCATCTTGATGAGGTTGATTGCCGGTCAGATCGAGTTCGATGCTGGGATTTGAAACTGGTTCGGATCGCGTCATGTTGCGGGCCCTCTTTCGATGGAAATGCTAGATCCCCATTGAAAAGCGGCGTGGTGGTCAAGTTAAACGGCGGGCAGAGATCGTTGAACGGGGGGAGGGAATCGCCGAACTGGACGCTGGGGTGCCATAGAAGCGAAGCGCCCTTCCGCATATGGAGGACGAAAGTCTCTATCTGGATGCGAATGCGGCGCCCTTCCCCGCCAGGAGTTCCCGCAGCACGGACCGATGGCAATGCGCTTCATCCGCGCAGTAGCAGCCCACCGAAAAATGGCTTTGATGGGACAGCGTGGCCAGCAGTTCGAGGGTGCGGACGTTCTCGGGGGTCGCCATTTCGGCCCGGTACTTCCTGATGAAGGTGGCCCACTGGGCGGGTGTGGCGGCCTGCTGGCCGAGCTTCATGGTTTCAGGACTCGGCGCCAGGTTCGGGAACCACACGTCATACCAATCCCGGGAGGCGAACTCGGACTTGGGCACCCCGCGGGGCGGCCGGCGGACCGTTCCGATGCGGGTGCCCTCGCCCTCCACTCGCGGGCTGCCGAGCCTGATGACGCGCATGACCATGATCCGCTCCTTTCGTTGTCGCCGGGCCTTCGAGGCCTGCCTGGTCCGCAGGGCCTCAGAAGGTGACCACCCGATCGGCCCATTCGACCATGTCGAGACAGTCGGCCATGGTGGAGATGGGGCACAGTTCCGATTGGCCCTGGCCTCGGCCCTTGATGCAGGTGCCACAGGCCAGGAGCAATCCCCTGTTTTCGGAAAATTCCTGAAGCTGGGCCCTCACATTGTATTTTTCATGCGTGATGGATTCGGCTTCGACCCCTGCGCTCATCAAGAACAGCCTGACCTCGCGGCCCCGCTTCAGCGCCGTGTTGGCGAACCGGACCGCGTTCCAGGCCTTTTCGGGCTCGTTGGTTTCCAGGATGATTCCGATGTTCATCTCGCGGACTCCTTCCCATGGCGGCAAGCGCCCCCTGGCTGGGACCATTTTACTTTATTACTGCAAATAATGGATGATTTAGGTCATTTGTTTCAACCGCGATCCATAATCTCAACCTGGCCGTCGACAGGGCGGCAGCGCGGGATGGGGCCAGGCTTCCTCCCCGCCGCCGAACGGAACACGTCGGGCATAGGACATCGCCTCGTACCCGAATTGGCGGCGGAGCAAGGCCACCTGCCCCAGATGGAATGCGTCGTGCTGGACCAGGAAGCACAGGCCGCCCAGAAGGCTGCCATCCGGAATCGGGAAGGACTGCGGGGCCGCCTGGCCGAGGTCCGGCTGGACCGGAGCCTTCAGCAGCTTTTCCAGATGGCGGCTGATGGCCGTCCACTCGCCCCTGATGCAGTCTAGCGATGGCAAGGCCGGAGCATCCTCGATGCTCCGGGCCGTAGCAAGGGCCTCCCCGATCGCGTTGGGCAGGGGACTCCCCAGCAGTCGGGCCATGAAATGCCGGGCGTCGATCATATGGGCGGCGATGAAGCTGATGGAATTGCCGCGTCCATGCAACCGTTCCACCGCCGTTTCCCCGGACAGGCCATCCAGGCAGTTGAGGAGCAGGTCCGTGTTCAGGCTGAGCATCGTGGCCAGGGGGGAAAGGCTTGGGGACATCGTCGATCCTGGAGTGGATGGGCCCCGGTCGGGAGCTGGGTGATTGAAGCAGGATGTCAACCGCACGGGACCGCATCCGCCATTTGTCGCAGGGGCAAGCCGCGGGCCGCGAGGGATTAACGGTTCAGGTTCTCTGGAACACATCGGTGCCGAGGTACTTCAGCCCCGAGTCGCCCATGAGCGTCACGACCTTGGCTCCCGGCCCGAGCCGCGCCGCCACCTGAAGCGCCGCGATGGCATTCGCACCGGACGATGTCCCCGCGAACAAGGCCTCCTCCCGCGCGATGCGCCGCGCCATGGCCTTCGCATCATCGGTTTTGACCGGCAGGATCCCGTCCACGAGAGCTGGCTCCCAAAGCGGCGGAATGTAGCCGATGCCGACGCCTTCGATCTTGTGGGGGCCGGCCTGCCCCCCCGACAGCACCGGGGATTCGGCGGGCTCCACAGCGATGATCTCGATGGCGGGATTGTGCCGTTTCAGCACTGCGGCCACCCCGCGGGACGTGGCCGCCGTGCCCACGCAATGGACGAAGGCGTCGATTTCCCCCTTCGTCTGGCTCCAGATCTCCTCGCCCAGCGCGTGGTAGCCCACGATGCTGTCCCGGTTGTGGAGCTGGTCCGTCCAATAGGTGCGGGGTTCCCGGCTCAGCTCGCGGGCGGCCTCGATCATGTCCTGGATCAGCTTCCTGGTGGTGAGTCCGCCTTCACTCGGAACAAGCGTCAGTTCCGCCCCCAGTGCCGCCATGTGGTCCAGCTTCTGCCGGCTGAATGCATCCGAGCTGACGATCCTCAGGCGGTAGCCCTTGGCGGCGCAGACCAATGCAAGCGAGGTCCCCGTGCTGCCGCCGGTGTACTCGACGATGGTGTCCCCGGGCTTCAGCCTCCCGTCCTCCTCCGCCCGGGCGATCACCGCCTGCGCCATGCGGTCCTTGACGCTGCCGGTGGGGTTCTCCCACTCGAGCTTCACGAAGATGTCCGCGCTGCCCGGTGGAACGATCCTTTGGAGCTGGACCAGCGATGTGTTTCCGATGGCATCGAGAATGTCCATGGGTAGATCTCCCTGCCTATGAATTGTCCTCCCTAGGGGGAAAGGGTCCGGAGCGCGCCGCCTGCCCGCCGAGATCCCGGTAGAACACGGTCGTGCTGCACAGCCCGCCCTGCGGGAACAGGGCATAGCCGGGGATCTCGCCCACCCGCACCCAGCCTAGGCTCTCGTACAAGCGCGCAGCATCGCCTCCGGTCACGGAGTCGAGCACGAGCAGGGTCCTGCCGCAATCCCGGGCGGCGGTTTCTGCGGCCCGCATCAGCGCTGCGCCCAGCCCCCGGCGGCGCGCGCGGGGGTGCACCAGCATCTTCGCCAAGTCGGCGCGGTGCGGCTGGTTCTCGGGCTGGCCGAGCAGCAATTGCACGGTGCCGCACAGGCCGAGCGCATCCTCCGCGACCAGCAGCGCGCGTTCCCCGGTGGCCACATCCTGCGCCACGCGGCGCCAGAAAGACACTGCGCGGTCGCGCGTGAGCGGCCGCATGAAGCCCACCGAGGCGCCGCCTTCGACGCAGTCGATCAGCACCTCCGCGAGCGCGTCGATCTGCGCCTCCTCCAGGATGTGGAGGCGCCGAAGGGACCAGGAGGGCTAGATGATGCGTGGCCGAACCATGGGAGTCCACCGGGTGACGGGTGTCGAAAGCAGAATGGATGCGGAGTTCGGCCTGATGCGGCCGGGGGCGGCAAGCTTTCGGGGTAGCGCAGCATACCCAGGATCGAGGAGTTCGGAAACAGGCTCGCATCATAGGCTGCGGCAGCCTCGGCCTGGATGGGAACCCGCTTATACGAACCGATCCTCATCCATCGACATCCGTTGCAGGTATTCCTCTTGATCCAGGGCCAGTTGGCCGAATTTCCTGGCTTTGCGCTTCAGGCGCTCAAGGACAGGGAATCTCATCAAGATGGTCACCACCAGGACGCCTAAAAAAACCAGGCTGAGAAATGCGATGAGGCCGACGCTGCTCCGGTGGTTGGCGAGGGCGATTCCGCCGAGGACGACCACGAGGACGATTCCGATGAATCCGATCGGTTTCATTCGCCGCCCGTTCGGCCCCCATTTGTCCAGACAGATGGGACACACATGGTATTGGTGGGGTTTGAAATTCCCATACGTCTTGACCGTGGTGGTGGTATAGGCTGCGGTGTTCATGTGTTTGGTGTCGCGCAGATCTCCCGTGTAGATGGTGAGGACCTGGCATCCGTCCCGGATCTCTTTGCAGATGGCGCATTCCACTGGATTCCCTAGCCCTTTGCGATCAGCTCGGCCTGCCTGAAATACCGCTTATCTTCCCAGGCGTTGCGGACGAAGGCCAGGATCGCGCAGGCGATGTCCTCCACGCCATGCCGGTCGTTGTTGAAGATGGCTTCATAGAATTTGGGATTGTCGATGTCCTCGCCTAGGCAATGGCTGACGAACTTGTCGCGCCGCTCGCCATTCTCGATCACCTCGGCCTCCGCTTCCTCCCGGCTCAGCCCCATCCGCCGGGCATAGGTGGAGACCCTCCATTCATGGCTGCCGATCAGCCGGAAGTTGTAGCAGTTCCGGAGGTCCTTGCACAGGATGGCCGCCCCCCGCCCCACCATGATCGCGTTGCCGAGCTTCGCGATCTGGACCAGGTAGCGCGCCACTTTGTCGAAGGCTTTGTCGTGGGTCACGTGGCCCGGCGCATACAGCCCGAAGGCCTCGATGGCATGGGACATGTCGCCCAGGCGCTTCAGCAGGCCCAGGGAGATGCCCTCCTCCTTGGCGACCATCTCGATCAAGGTCTTGTCGAAGATGTTCCAGGGCTCTCCGGAGGCTTCCTCGAAGAGGACCTTGAGCCGTTCCGCAAGTGGGAACCCCAGGCAGCCGAACTGGCGCGATAGCGTGATGGTGGGCCGGAGCTTGATCTCCGCAGGCGAAACGTGGCGCTCCTGGATCTTCACCCAGCCCGCGAACCTCCGTTCGATATCCGGCGCCAAGGACGACAGTGGCTTTGCCATGACAGCCTCCCGGATCAGGATTCCAGCAGGAACATCCGACGGAAGTGTACGTCGTCCTTGCCGATCCGCAACGTTTGCCCGAGGCCGGTTTTCCATGGCCGGATTGCGGGGCCGGCAGATCCCGAATCCCGTGCTTCCTCAGTCCGTGCGCCAGGACCACGAGAGCAGGGCTGGAGCGCTCAGCAGCAGGATCCACGCCGCCGTAGCCGCCAGCCCCCCCGGGTGGGTCCCCAGAAGTCCCAGGATGCCCCCAGCCGCGAGGCTCAGGGCCAGGCGGAGCAAGAGCCGCGTCGGAGAACCACGGCGGAGGATTTTCGCGAGGATGAGGGTCAGCACCGACACCACGAAGCCTGCCAGGAGGCAGATGACGACCATGAGTGCCCCGGCGGCGCCGGCCATGTCCCCGGCCGGGCCCTCTTGGCGCGCGGCCTCCGAACCGAGGCTCCAACCGATGAGCGCACCCAGGGCCAGGCCGCCGCCCACCAGGAACGGGAGCAACCAGGCCAGCCAGGAACGCATTTTCGGGTTCACGGCAACTCCCCTCGGCGGATCGGCGCGATGGCTGGGCGGATGGCCTTCATGGCCTCAACCATAGTCGAACCTCCATTTTAAAACCGGTCTTATCATCGAGCCCATGGCGCGATCTGCAAAGCTCCGCCCCGGAGTTTCCCCGGTCCCCGAACTGGCCATCGCATGCGATCCGGGACATGGGGAAATCCACGCTTCGGGCCTTGCCGTTCACGGTGCCTTCGATGCGCCCAAGCAGCCTGCCGCCCGGTCCTAGGGGCCGAGGTAGGTTTCCAGGCGCTGCTTCCAACCTTCGACCGTTGATCTGTCCGATCCGCCCTCGAAAAACCGGCCCGGGGCGAACAGCGGGTAATCCTCGCCGTTCCTGAGTTTGAGCACGAGGTAGTACCACATGACGTTGTTCGACTTCTTCCCAAGATGGCCGATGCTGATGCCGGCCACCTCGCTGAAGGGAATCCACCGTTTCCTCGTCCGGAAACGGTTTGAGTCTTCGATGGTGATGCCGCGGGCCCCGGGATCGATGACCACGACCTGTTTGCCCCCCGCCAGGAAACCGGAAACACCGAGGAGCAGCAGGAGCAGCCCAAGGAGGAACCCCGCCGCGGAATTGCTGCCGAATCCGCTGAAATCGCGGAATCCGATGGCCAGGAGCAGACCCGCCGCAGCGCAGGCGATTGAGAGCAGGGTTTGCTTGCCGGGGTCGTTTTGGGAAGTCCAAACGTCCATGGATGGCTCCTTGAATTAGGAATTCGGGATGCAACTTGGTGTCGGCGCGCCTACCCGGAAAAAAGGATCAGTCCAGGCAGGGGCCACACCTCGTATGCATCGTGGAAGCGCCCCCCGGCTATGCCCCGCTTGAACGAAAGGCGAGGCGCCCGCCAGCCACCACAGCCGGCATAAGCACGGCAAGGCCGGCAAACCAGAACCAGAGCGGTGGCGGAATCATGAAGTTGTTGGCGATGCCTGCGAGCGTGAGCAGGACCCCCAGGACGAAAGTCGGCCTCATGGTGGATGGTGGTGAAAGTTTCGCGGCCAACCAGCCGCCGGCCAGGCCCCCCAGGGCCCATCCCGCGATCACCACGAGGAAGGTGCCCACGGGGGCATTCGCAAGCAGGGCGCGGAGTGTTTCGCGATCCTGGACCCCCTCGGCGACCTTGCCAAGCTCTGGATAGATCAGGCGGCCATTGATGGATTCGATGATCATCATGACGATGCTTGCGGCGATGAATCCGGCGACCACCGCTGCAATGCTTCTGAACGCGGAGCGCATGGAACCTCCTCGAGAAAGCGTGCCACAGGAGAGCCTGTGGAGCCACGATGCAGCGGCAGGATCGAGGTGGTGCCCGGCTATTATTTTGAAGCAGCCCCGCGCCCAGGCTGGGTCGGCCTTCCCTGTGGGAAAGGAACCAGCACCCGGGCCGATTGAGAACAGAACGCGTGCGGAGCGTTCCCAAGCTCCACTTCTCCACCCTGGCTAGGTAGTCGCGATCAGCAGCTCCTCCGAGCTTGACGGCCGAAGGCCGTCCCTCCGGCCGGCGAAGTAGCGGTCGGTCAGGTTGGCCGCGGATACGTGCCGGACTTGCCGGAAACCGGCTTCGCGGGCCAGCGACAGCATCTCCGGCGGGGTGAAGAAGCTGAGGAAAGGCGTCCCGGCCAACCGCGCGAATTTTTCCGTCATCTGGCGTCCGGGGCGCTCCTCGGATTCGACGAGTTCCAGCGGCAGCATGAACGACAGGGCCAGCGTGGAGCCCGGGGCGAGCGCCGCGATCTGGCGCAGCGTGGCTGCGTTCGCGTCCGCGGTGAGGTACATGGCGACGCCTGTGGAGGCCACGACCGCCGACTGGCCGGCATCGAAGCCAGCCATCGCCAACTGCTCCCACCAGGAGGAACCCGCCTCGAAGTCCACCGGCACGAGCCGCAGCCACTCCGGGACGCCGAAGCCGAGTTCCACCAAGCGCTGCCGCTTCCAGGCCTGGGGACCGGGCTGGTCGACCTCGAAAACCCGCAGGCCGGAGGCGATCTCAGGCCTGCGCTGGGCGAAGGTGTCGAGTCCGGCGCCTAGGAGGACATACTGGCCAACGCCGCGGCCTGCCTGTTCCATTACCAGATCCTCGATGAACCTGGCGCGGGCCACAATGGACGCGCGGGCCCGGCTCGTGGCCTTGGCGGCCATGTCCGGACGGTGGTGCCAGCCGTCCTCCGGGGCGGCCAGCCGCAGGCCGATCTCGTCTTCCAACACATGCGGTGGCGGATCGACCTGGACATGCATGGCCCGCCACAGGGCGACCCGCACCGCCGTCCTTTCGGCCATTTCGGTACCTTCATTCTGCATGGCGCTTTCTCTCCTTTCGATAGTGAATCAAAGAACCCTGATGGTAAAAAAGGACATGGCAGCGGCGTCGAGAACCGTGGCAAGGCGGCTGCGCCAGAGCCTGGCCGGCGATTTCACAGGACGGGGACGGTGGTCTGCATTTCACCTGGGAGATCCAGATCGTCAAACTTATCCGTATGCCGAATCCGTTCATTGGGAATCAGTTCCAGGTAGACCCCGCCCAATAAGTCGGTATGTCCGGTGGAGAAGTTTGTGAAGGACATCTCGTAGGTGCGCACGGTTAGGTCCGGGTCGGACGAAGGTATGCATGTATCCGCTGAGCTGCTTCTAGGCTTTCACAACGATGGTGCCTGCAATCTCATCATGGAGACAGCGACAGCTTTTTCGAAAGATCATCA
Coding sequences within:
- a CDS encoding nuclear transport factor 2 family protein — its product is MKPKELVAAWVEAFNRADAAALASFYSETAINHQVAELPVEGRAAIRRMFDTGFASAKMVCIVENIFEDGDWAILEWRDPLGLRGCGFFHILDGQIVFQRGYWDKLTFLRQHHLPIPQD
- a CDS encoding ATP-binding protein yields the protein MKVAFIGTHGVGKTTLCYELAAALKRDSVHVDIVKEVARLSPLPINQKTSMEAQTWIFTTQMAEEIRSGSQHDVVVCDRSVLDNYAYMVLAFGRQLPIERFMHHWMKSYDLLFKVPFSGQLSEDGVRDTDAFFAKAVDEMVDRLLAERNLPHERLDPGARPAWIERVRHVVMTHPKGQKRLI
- a CDS encoding DUF488 family protein — encoded protein: MVMRVIRLGSPRVEGEGTRIGTVRRPPRGVPKSEFASRDWYDVWFPNLAPSPETMKLGQQAATPAQWATFIRKYRAEMATPENVRTLELLATLSHQSHFSVGCYCADEAHCHRSVLRELLAGKGAAFASR
- a CDS encoding DsrE family protein, with the protein product MNIGIILETNEPEKAWNAVRFANTALKRGREVRLFLMSAGVEAESITHEKYNVRAQLQEFSENRGLLLACGTCIKGRGQGQSELCPISTMADCLDMVEWADRVVTF
- a CDS encoding carbonic anhydrase — translated: MIPAQVALERLREGNRRFVADVRNRDNPTGQTRRVELAAGQEPFAIILGCSDSRVPAEIVFDQGLGDLFVIRVAGNIVAASQVGSVEFAAARYGTRLVVVLGHSQCGAILATLEELQQPSGNQSRNLRSIVDRVRPSVEALLETGLRDDPEALVRQAVRANIRVSANHLRHGSEVLEQLVQEDGLLIVGAEYSLETGTVDFFDGVPGTG
- a CDS encoding DinB family protein; the protein is MSPSLSPLATMLSLNTDLLLNCLDGLSGETAVERLHGRGNSISFIAAHMIDARHFMARLLGSPLPNAIGEALATARSIEDAPALPSLDCIRGEWTAISRHLEKLLKAPVQPDLGQAAPQSFPIPDGSLLGGLCFLVQHDAFHLGQVALLRRQFGYEAMSYARRVPFGGGEEAWPHPALPPCRRPG
- a CDS encoding DUF4260 domain-containing protein — its product is MTGATTGGVKTLLRIEGFCVLLAAALAYSRYGLGWKTFALFFLAPDLSFLGYLGGPVVGACSYNAAHSYAGAVLALFLGVWLSSPLVVAAGLIWCAHLGFDRALGYGLKYASGFGFTHLGPIGRARQKA
- a CDS encoding thioesterase codes for the protein MAPITPAVIGAEGEASVVVTPEVTVRHFHPHMPEVYGTPFMIYLMEVAAGQAIQASLPAGWVSVGVEVNIRHLAPTPVGRTVTARARVTAVGDKLIAFDVEAHDGVNLIGKGTHSRAPIELARFEQSLLAR
- a CDS encoding dihydrofolate reductase family protein, with the protein product MPPWLMPPSYSRRLRVYSKRMFAGWGDMAILGSGSLVSQLAQHGLIDEYQFVVAPVALGRGRPLFDGIQQKVTLKLLKTRIFGNGNVLLRYEPAS
- a CDS encoding DinB family protein → MTRELASFSKELDLFQDESLIWKTVPGVSNPVGSLVLHVCGNLQHFVGAVLGGTGYVRNRELEFSLRGVSRASLSAELQKTIAAVDSVLSTLAEQSLAADYPERLGGFQVPTGMFLLHLNTHLAHHLGQAGYLRRILSGDNLSSGPIAISALSGSN
- a CDS encoding dihydrofolate reductase, translating into MMVSVFIGTSLDGFIARVNGGLDWLPEGGGEPHGYNEFFASVDALVIGRKTFETVLAFETWPYGRKRVVVLGSRPLDLSKAHGAVVEQMAGSPADIVSKLAESGARHLYIDGGITIQRFLRAGLIDRLIITRVPVLIGDGVPLFGSLPQDVRLVHVATRSFPSGLVQSEYRIDSKR